The Endozoicomonas montiporae CL-33 genome contains a region encoding:
- the ispG gene encoding flavodoxin-dependent (E)-4-hydroxy-3-methylbut-2-enyl-diphosphate synthase: MGPRHQTHSVKVGHITMGGDAPVVVQSMTDTDTADVEKTVAQIKLLADAGSEIVRVTVNTEEAAAAVPEIYRQLRADGYQVPIVGDFHYNGHLLLTKYDETARLLDKYRINPGNVGFGNKKDDRFNAMIDVAIKYDKPVRIGVNWGSLDKELSTRLMDENAKSDNPKPSQEILHEALVLSALTSADAAVERGLGANKIVISCKVSRVQDLISVYQMLANRCQYALHLGLTEAGMGSKGIVASSIAMGILLQQGIGNTIRTSLTPEPNGSRDREVIVSQQILQALEVRSFAPEVTACPGCGRTTSTFFRVLTDEVDVFLRTKMVTWRHERVGVEDMKVAVMGCVVNGPGESKHANIGISLPGTGEAPSAPVFVDGEKVKTLKGENIAEEYKQMIEDYVHKTYPPRSELIASK, translated from the coding sequence ATGGGCCCACGCCATCAAACCCATTCAGTTAAGGTTGGACACATCACCATGGGAGGTGATGCCCCAGTGGTCGTTCAGTCCATGACCGATACGGACACCGCAGATGTCGAAAAGACCGTGGCCCAGATCAAACTGCTGGCCGACGCCGGCTCGGAAATTGTTCGGGTAACGGTTAACACAGAAGAAGCCGCCGCGGCAGTGCCCGAAATTTACCGTCAGTTGCGCGCCGATGGTTATCAGGTTCCTATCGTTGGAGACTTCCACTACAACGGCCATCTGTTGCTGACCAAATACGACGAAACCGCCCGGTTGCTGGACAAATATCGCATTAATCCGGGTAATGTTGGCTTTGGCAATAAGAAAGACGATCGTTTCAACGCCATGATCGACGTTGCCATCAAATACGACAAACCAGTGCGTATAGGCGTGAACTGGGGCAGTCTGGATAAAGAACTGTCTACCCGCCTGATGGATGAAAACGCCAAATCCGATAACCCGAAGCCTTCTCAGGAAATCCTGCACGAAGCACTGGTGCTGTCAGCTCTCACCAGTGCTGATGCAGCGGTTGAACGCGGTCTGGGAGCCAACAAGATTGTGATCTCCTGCAAGGTGTCCCGTGTGCAGGATTTGATCAGCGTTTATCAGATGTTGGCAAACCGCTGTCAGTACGCCCTGCATCTGGGGCTGACCGAAGCCGGCATGGGCAGCAAAGGGATTGTCGCATCCAGTATCGCCATGGGTATTTTGCTGCAGCAGGGTATTGGCAATACGATTCGCACTTCTCTGACGCCGGAACCCAATGGCAGTCGAGACCGCGAAGTCATTGTTTCTCAACAGATTCTTCAGGCACTGGAAGTCCGCAGCTTTGCACCGGAAGTGACCGCCTGCCCCGGCTGTGGCCGTACAACCAGCACGTTCTTCCGGGTTCTGACTGACGAAGTGGATGTCTTCCTGCGTACCAAAATGGTCACATGGCGACATGAACGGGTCGGTGTTGAGGACATGAAAGTCGCGGTAATGGGGTGTGTTGTAAACGGCCCGGGCGAAAGCAAACATGCCAATATTGGTATCAGCCTGCCCGGCACCGGAGAGGCTCCGTCAGCACCGGTGTTTGTCGATGGTGAAAAGGTCAAAACGCTCAAGGGCGAGAACATCGCAGAAGAGTACAAGCAGATGATCGAAGATTATGTGCATAAGACGTATCCGCCGCGCAGCGAACTGATTGCATCCAAATGA
- the trpR gene encoding trp operon repressor produces MPDTQWNQLTELLHKQSNAGDLEKLLMILLAPEERDSVASRLSVLKALLAGQQSQRQLAAELGVSIATITRGSNNLKSLDAADKEFLIKQFGMSK; encoded by the coding sequence ATGCCTGACACCCAGTGGAATCAGCTTACAGAACTGTTGCATAAACAAAGTAATGCCGGGGACCTGGAAAAGCTGTTAATGATCTTGCTGGCACCTGAAGAACGGGACTCTGTGGCTTCCCGCCTGTCTGTTCTGAAAGCGCTGTTAGCCGGTCAGCAGTCCCAGCGACAGCTTGCTGCTGAGTTGGGTGTGAGCATTGCCACAATCACCCGAGGATCGAACAACCTCAAGTCGCTGGATGCAGCGGATAAAGAATTCCTTATAAAGCAGTTTGGAATGAGCAAATGA
- a CDS encoding aromatic amino acid transport family protein yields the protein MSEAILTGAEARGQKRGASVLGGALIVAGTSIGAGMFSLPVITSGAWFGWSLVMLLIGWYCMYSAGLYLLEANLRHREGASFDTMAQATLGNTGRLVNGLAVGFVCYILTYAYISGGSSIIAHTLQSVAGLNVDSEVAGTLFALVLGSIVVFGPMAVDKATTVMLGAMVIAFLWFSGGLMGSVSTENLFNGLPLSESSPFALSMISFIAVSFGFQTCVPSLTGYMKRDSGSLKSAILIGSVLTLAFYLVWQLVILGNLSRDQFPAIIADGGNIGDLVLALEQTGLNMSTSKMLQLFSHLAVATSFLGVSMGLFDYIADFFGFSNDLQGRLKTAAVTFVPPTVLGVMLPNGFIAAIGFAGIGAVTFSVLSPVLMALKGRSERDEFQVSGGKPRVALVFGFGLTVLVLEVVNLMGMLPTFG from the coding sequence ATGAGTGAAGCAATACTGACGGGCGCGGAAGCCCGTGGTCAGAAGCGTGGTGCATCGGTGCTCGGAGGCGCATTGATTGTTGCCGGAACCAGCATTGGTGCAGGAATGTTCTCCCTGCCGGTTATTACCAGCGGTGCCTGGTTTGGCTGGTCTCTGGTTATGCTTCTGATCGGCTGGTATTGCATGTATAGCGCCGGACTGTATTTGCTGGAAGCCAACCTTCGTCACCGGGAAGGTGCCAGTTTTGACACCATGGCACAGGCAACATTGGGCAACACCGGACGCCTTGTGAACGGTCTGGCCGTTGGTTTTGTCTGCTATATCCTGACTTATGCCTACATTTCCGGTGGTAGCTCCATTATTGCCCACACTTTGCAGTCGGTCGCGGGTCTCAATGTGGATTCCGAGGTGGCCGGTACTCTGTTTGCACTGGTACTGGGCTCTATTGTGGTATTTGGCCCGATGGCTGTGGATAAGGCCACCACGGTTATGCTGGGTGCCATGGTGATTGCTTTTCTGTGGTTCAGCGGTGGACTGATGGGCAGTGTTAGCACAGAGAACCTGTTTAACGGTTTGCCATTGTCTGAAAGCAGCCCGTTTGCCCTGAGCATGATCTCCTTTATTGCGGTCAGCTTTGGCTTTCAAACCTGTGTGCCTAGCCTGACCGGTTACATGAAGCGCGACAGTGGCAGTCTGAAATCAGCCATTCTGATCGGTTCAGTACTGACGCTGGCTTTTTATCTGGTATGGCAGCTGGTGATACTGGGCAATCTGTCCCGTGATCAGTTCCCTGCTATCATCGCAGACGGTGGCAATATTGGTGATCTGGTTCTTGCGCTGGAGCAAACCGGTCTGAACATGAGCACTTCCAAGATGTTACAGCTGTTCTCGCATCTGGCTGTGGCGACTTCTTTCCTGGGCGTGTCCATGGGTTTGTTTGATTACATCGCCGACTTCTTTGGCTTCAGCAACGATTTACAGGGACGACTGAAAACGGCTGCAGTGACTTTCGTTCCTCCAACCGTTCTGGGTGTCATGCTGCCAAACGGTTTTATTGCAGCGATCGGTTTTGCAGGTATTGGTGCGGTGACGTTTAGTGTGTTGTCGCCTGTGTTGATGGCTTTGAAAGGTCGCTCCGAACGTGATGAGTTTCAGGTGTCCGGCGGCAAGCCAAGAGTCGCTCTGGTGTTCGGCTTTGGTCTGACCGTGCTGGTACTGGAAGTGGTGAACCTGATGGGAATGTTGCCAACCTTTGGCTGA
- a CDS encoding type II toxin-antitoxin system RelB/DinJ family antitoxin, which translates to MAKETTVRARIDETLKEDAEAVLKELGISTSQAINIYFSQIVLRQGLPFDVTLPDRKKAGKSS; encoded by the coding sequence ATGGCTAAAGAAACGACCGTTCGTGCCCGTATCGATGAAACCTTGAAAGAAGACGCCGAGGCAGTGCTTAAGGAACTGGGCATTAGCACGTCTCAAGCCATTAACATTTACTTTAGCCAGATAGTCCTTCGGCAGGGGCTGCCATTCGATGTGACCCTTCCTGACAGAAAAAAAGCAGGGAAGTCATCCTGA